GATGAAAATAATTGCAAATGTTGAGTACATATTTTCATTGGGGCACAACTTCATCATAAGTGCATCTTGTCACATATAAGCTTTACATGGTTTATTAGTAATGTTTTATTGAAACTCATCTAGTAATAGTATCTGAGCATTTGTAGCATTTTGATCTCAAAACATGGAATAAAGCTATCCTCATAAAAGCTTTGTGGAATATTCATGATAAAAAAGATTATTTATGGGTGAAATGGATAAATCAGAATTATCTGAGAGGCTGTAACATTTGGGAGGCTTCTTCTAAACATAAGGACTCTCCTTTGTTTAAGATGATCATTGAACTTAAGAATAACGTACTGCTGCATTGCAGAGACCAACGAGAAGTTGATTATCAGTTAAGGATATGGGTAATTGGTGACAAAATCTCATGTTCAGAAGTCTATCATTTCTGGAGAAGGAAAGGAAGTAAGGTTCCATGGTATAATGTTGTATGGATGAATGGTTGCACTCCTAATCACTCCTTTATTCTCTGGCTTAGTGCAAAAGGAAGACTAGCTACTACTAACAATATATATGTGGAAGGGATTAATCATTCTTGTTGCTTTTGTAATAGGGATGAGGAAACAATAGATCATCTCTTTTTAAAATGTACTTTTACAGCTACATTTTGGGGTCACCTGAGGAGTTGGTTAGGCATCACAAGAGCTTTAACCACTCTCAAGGCTTCTCTAAAATGGATGCATAAAGAAGCTAGAGGTACGAGGGTTCAATCAGTGGCTAAAAAAGTTTGTTTTGCTGCCACAGTGTATTATTTATGGCACTTTAGAAACAAGAAGATATTTGAAGGTAAGGTCACTCCTTTAGAAGCCATTGTTCGAGTCATTCAAATGCATACATACAGAACTGTATTCGACAGATTTCCCAGGTTTGTAAAAACCTGGGAACCGATAGGATGTGAGTGATCTTTTCCTGATTACAGGCATGGTTTTGAGTTGTAATGGTAGGATTCTTCTGGAGTTGGCCTACTATAGGGGCTAGAGTAATAGTTTTTAGTTCCAGGTGTCTCCAATGGTTCCCCTTGGTTCTGTTATGTAGTTGCAGGGTTGCATTTGATGACACATCCTTCTCATTGATTTAGTTTTGATGTTGATGATTGACTATTTGTCTGAGTTTATGTTGATATGATAGTGATTTGTCAAGCCTACTTTATCTCTGTGATTCTTACAGCCTGCTTTCTCATTGGCTCAGCCTGCTTGCCTGAACTGTTGATTATTTTGATGATTTATTTGTTTGAGTTATGTTGATCTGAAATGACTTTTCCAGGCTACTATATCTCTGGGGTTGTGAAGTAGGGTTCTTAAGATCCTAATCTCAGGATTGATACAATGTATCTGCATGTCTGAACTGTACTACCCTTTGTTGATGATGCTGTATTAGGCTGCAGACTTAATTTGGTAGTGCTGGAAGATGTATCTGGTGTGATTCATTACTGGAGGCTCAAGTTCAATCTGGAAGATCTGCTTTGAGCTGGTGGACTTCTGGTGTGAGCAGTGAGGGTAAGATTTTAAGATGAAGTGTTGGGGTCTTATTCTGTGTGAGGTGTTGCTATTGGATACTTGGTTGTAGGGACTTGTTCTCTTTTGGATTGGATTCTAATCTACAGTTGGTTGTTAGTTCAACTGGAGCTAACTTTGTTTGTAtttagttattaaaaaaaaaaaaattcctaatttCCCCTTTCTATCAtcccattttcatttcttttctttttccttcttatCTCTCAATGAGTTTTCGGACTATTCTGAGGTGGTTGGAGTTTCTTGAATTCTTGAAATATCCTATTGGAGTTCTCTTTTATGGCTTATCCTGGCTTTGATTGGTTTTCTTCTGCTACATCTACTAGAGATGGAATGAcgcagattttatgtttagatggTTTCTCCATATTGGTTTCTTGTTATGATTTTCTTTGGAAGGTGGCTTGAACCTCTGTCATGGTTGTGCTAGTGGTGGTTTGAGCTTCCAAGTGGCTACTTGGTCCTTGGTATCATCATGGCTTTCTTTTGGAGGTGGTTTGAGCTGCTAGTCTTCATCTTGGGCCTGGTCTTCTTTCTCATTGTGGATGGTGTACTGACCAAGTTGATGATCCTCTTCAAGCTTTAGGGCTAATCAATGAATTTGTGCTACTCTTCGTTGTATGGCTTTGCTTGTTGGAGGGTGATGCGCCTTGAATCCTCCTAGATTGGATATCCATCATTTTTATGGCTTTCTGTCTGGTGATGGCTTGAGTTCTAAGATATTTTATTATTGCATTATTagatttttggtttttggtttattTTTGGTTAGTTTTGATGGCTTTTTGCCCTTGGGAATGCCCATGTTTTGATGTAATAGTGTATATCTTGTCGATGGAAGTTTTGCTTCCTTCCTCTCGGGTATGCCAGAGTTTCTGTATATATctatttgatcaatataatttatcatttactgataaaaaaataaaaaataaaaggaaaatatgaataatctaatttttcatatttagttgtgaagaaaaagagagagaaagaaaacaaaaaaatgccAAATTGAGAAACAAAATTTGATTTTAAGCATCATTAATATTcgttttatttttttccttagttttttaatcatattagaacatatttttattttaataatgttCGGTGTcggagaaaatataatgaataataggtttctaaataaaaaaaagattTATTTTAAGCATCATCAACAttcatttttttcttaaatattaattatgttagaataatatttattttagtaatatttgatattgagagaaaatataatgaaaaataggtttccttcttattttctacTTATTTCCCCAATCAAAACCCTTGATCTAAGACCCTAAGTGTTGagctatttttttaaaattatttttagatttttaaaattatccaataaaatttatgatttaataattataattagaTCTTAGcattaatcatattttatatatagaaaaaattatgaaaaatatgtttccttCTTAAACTCCATTCCTTTCCACAATCAAAATCATTGATTTAAATGGACCGTATGTATTGAGTTGGTTtctttttaaatgattttttaaaattttcaaattggtcaataaaatttattttttaataggttaattattatttcaaattgacccataaataaaaaatattaatacttTGGAATTGTatgataaaattataatttaattttttagaaattaataataaatccattaaaattttttttttttatagttaaaTCATAATTAGATTAAAATTGCAAATTTTAAGACTTAATCATGAGCTTGTAAGCTTGTAAGGTGAATATCTATATTGAATTTATAATTAATATGTTTGTTGTTTTATTTCTAATGTCATTTTTTGACCATGAAAAAGTGTTTATATCATTTTAGCAAAACTCTGTAAAGCAAAATATGGTCCTTGTCTCATGTCTAGAAGTAGCGGAGATATATTCCTTCAATTATTAAGTAAAGGGTGTAATTAAATTCCATGTCTTACATTTTCATCTCTACTCTTGGCTCTTAGTATTTGTGCACTCGCAAAAATAAACATAGAAAAGGTGGGGAGCATATAGCAAGAGGAGGGGAGTGGTGGTTCTCACATTCCCGTTGCCTTAGCATTTGCATCTATCATTAATTACTATCCGCTCAATAGATGTTATCATGGTTCAGTATTGATAGAACGATTAGATTTAAACCTCTCCCTCTACGCAGGCACTATACAATCTATGAGATTACATGAAATTGGTTTTGAGATGTGATAGTTCTTAATCGAGTACCTTGAAGTTGCCCTTGTAAAATGCAGAGACGAGTGACTAGTAAGTTGTCAAGATTTAGCATTGATTGTACATCAACTTGTTTGTAATTTTCCTGCTTGAATTGCTTGATTGTGGAAGGTAGTGGTTTGAAAGGGATATTTTGGTGTGTCTCTTTGCTGCGTGTCTCGGAGCGGGGTACAGGATCGCGAGgtgataaaatataatttaaattttttttgatttgGAATCGGCACTAATCTATTTTTCTTGGTGCGGTTATAATACCTAATTACTACACATTTGATTGGTCACTAGATTAAACCTAAACTAAGGAACTAGTAGTTTCAGTCTGCTTGCACCAGAATCAGGGTCGAAAGTACAGTTATGCGAGGAAAAGATATTTGTATCCCCTACACACTCATTCAATgaacggtacttaattaattatgaattatcctaaattaaatttaataatatttaattaactccttttaaaatataaaaaaataaaaaataaatgagcAAAATTAACAGGAGACTAAGAATCTCAATGTGATtcaagaatgtctaataagacctccaaacgagGGAATTTTGTTAGATAAATCTCCCTTAGAGTTAATACATGTGAGAAATAAAATACCTCATTGCccttttttaaaatcatagggacacacgcaggtaaaatttgagaaaatgtcAAATTATAAGCAAAATAATCTTTAAAACTccccaaatattttgaaattgttgtaaaaatttttgaaaattttcaacattttttctatttttttttttttggaattttaaagatttttcctcatttattttgGCTTAAAataatccaattttttttttctatttcgccgaccttcaaaatatttttcctgatttttctaaaattttaaatattttttatgatttttttatttctttctcaatgtaaaatttaataaataaataaaataaaatcggATCAACCAATCTGAATCAGTTCAAGAAGTGGAGGCCACGTGTTAATCCCGAATGGTGACATGTGgcaagaatttttttttccttttttcttttcttttttggccAAATGTGACATTAGCATGACTGTTTAATTAATTGTAGGTGAATAAGTTGTGCAATATTATTGTGAATAAGTGGATTGATTACTTAAAAGTTAAAAATGACATGACTATAGTATTTAACTAGtggaaaaacaaaaagaaaaactttATATAATGCATAAACATATTTCTTCCATGGATGTTGAATTTGTAAATCAATGATATATGCATCCCAATTTGCCACTCCCCCCATTTTGTTTGGgcatatattaaaaataaaataaaacaaatttttatttcataaaatgagaaaatacaaacaaataaaaatacagagaaatttattttttacattacattaaaagtaaaataaaaaaataaaaaagaaataaaaatggtCGGAGTCTCCAATTCCTTATGTTGGAACTTGCATACATGCACAAAAAAGAGCAAgttaggaaaataaaaaataaaagctaaTTAGTATTTTAAATATGATTGAGCAATTTAAAATTGGTTGGTCgatttgattgatcaatttaagattgattgatcaatcaaatttaatccaATTGTTTCCCTTAAACCTATACATAGGGTTTGAGAGTGACACATATAATTGAGATTGAAAGACAAAAAATTGAGAGTTTGAGAGTCGCAAAGGAATTGCCTTTTGTTGAAAAATTGCTAAGAGATTGAGTGTTTGAGATAAAAGAAATGAAGGAAGATTGAAAATTGAAGGATTCGAATTGAGTAGTGGCTTGGAATTGAAAGGCTTGGGCAAAGAGGAAGGACAAAAGTTTGGGTTTGAAGGGCAAGTGCCATAGAAGGGAATTCAAGAGGCTTGGATAAAAAGAAGAAGTTGTAGAGTGGAGAATTTGAAGGCAAAGGTAAGTCTagtttgattttgaatttttgtagcTAGTGcttaaattcaaataattttatttgaatATAGACGCAAATTTGGGATATCAATACCCAATTACTCAGAGTTGGGACAACTTGACCCGAATCTAACCCATCGACCCGAAGACTAAGTCCTTTGACCTTTGGCCCTGACCCGCAACCCATTTGATTAAATCCAAAACCTAGTTGGGCTTGAGACAGTTAAGCCCAATTTAGAATTTAATCAACCCAAAGCCCAATTGGGCCTGAAACAATTCACCCCACTTCAAAATTTAATTAATCCAAAGCCCAATTGGGCCTGAAACAATTCACCCCACTTCAAAATTTAATTAATCCAAAGCCCAATTGGGCTTGAAACAATTCAACCCAATCTAGAATTTAGAATCCAAGCCCATTTGGGCCTGGCTTAGACTAAGTCAACTGCCCCACAACCAGTTCAAGCCCAAATCTAACCCTAACCTAAACCTAAGCTTGGACTTGACCTGGGTTAGAACCCAGGTTAATTAACCTTcaaagaaaatccaagaaagataaaaatataggaaaaaaataaaaaataaaagaacaaaaagAGATTGGGAAGGGAGTAAGTGAGTCAAATCTACTCGCAAGCTACTTGAGTTGACTCGCTCTTTAAGTCAATTCGACTCAATTTTACTTGAGTTCAAGTCAAGCTTGAGCTATTGGAGTTATTTAATGAGCCGAGTTTAAGTTTTGTAAAATTATTCACGAGTTTAGTAGAGTCTAATTGAGTttcttataattttataatttttatattaagTAAATCATATAAttgtattttatacatatattttatataaatttataatcAAATTGAACTTAATGGAGTCCAGTTTGAGCTTTAAAAACTTACAACCTAATTGATACAAATTTATCCTTAATCGAATTCCAGATGAGTTGAGTTCAATATTTTTGAGTTCAAGTGGGACTTATTCAAGCTTAAAGCTTAGTAATTCAAAAGTAAAGAGTATGTTGAAcatatattttgatatatgacGTGTACACAGTATCACTTTATTGGTAGATTGTATGTAGAGTCACGTGAACGGTGCACCAAAGGGAACGCGCCAAGTGCGACGAATCACGACTTCTGTGTCTCCTTCTCACTTTATTCCTTTTTCGTACAAGAAAAAAATAGCAAGACGCAGCAATGTCTGGGACTGTGGCTGTCTTACATCCATCAAGACCGCGTTCCCCCTTCTCTCCAGACCCATAACCCTACTCTCCCCTCTTCTCCTCCGCCATCGATGGAGACTGGAACTACTGGCCGGGAGTACGGCACCAGCATCCACATCACCGCCCTCGACGGCATCGTGAACGTGAACTCCCTCTTCACCTTCGCCGTCTTCGTAGGCCTCGCCTGGAACCCCAAAGACCCCTCCTACAGCCTCGTCGATTCCGCTGACACCGCCTGCGTCCCCTCCGACAATATCGCCGAAGACCTCATCGCATTCCATGTCTACTCCTTCAGCTCCTTCCTCTTCTCCAGCCTCGTCGCCTTGTGCCTCAAGCAGGCTTTACGGATCTCCGGGAGTTTCGACGCTCACCGGGTTCGCCTCCTCGAGCACGTCAATATCAACAAGACGGCCCTACGGGTGGGGTCTCTCGTCTCCGGCGCGGGTTCGGTCTGCGGGTGCCTCTTCCTCATGCTGGCTCTGGTCAATGTGGCTCAGATCAAGTTGGGGACTCTTGCTTGTGGGAGTCCATACACTTACGCGGCCGTGGTTCCGCTCGTGATTCTCGTTCCCGTCGCGCTTCTTGTATATGTTTGTGTTGTTTTGCACGCCTTTACTCGCTAGCTTggttccttttctttctttttgataaATTCCAAAGATCGATTTCTGGTTTGAATTTTATCACTGATAATCGTATGTATCTTTATTATTGGCTATCGCACTGATGAAATGATAATGTCGATGTTTTGTTCTAATTAAAAGAGCATGTCAGTTGTGTTCATGGATTATTCTGTGTGCACCCGCGCTAAGATCGAATTCATATATGTTCCATACGAGATCTCCGGAATTCAACAATTTGTTCTCCTTTTTCTGGGTGGATGGGGGTTAATTGGGAGAATGTAATGTGGGAATTGTAGATGGGAAAACAAAAATGTTGGACGACAAGGGATTCTTTGTCATCATTGACGTTTATCGATTTTGTTTCTTCAATTTTGTTTTTGCGCCCACCCCCCTTGTGTAGGTTATTCATTGTTGCAGTTAagaaaattcatattttaaaattttattttcttactaaTTAGTAATTTTCCTTCCAGCTTATAAGACAAATAAGCATATTTATGAATAGGTTGTAGAATTCACTTGGTACAACCTCTGCACAACTATAGGTGCACCTGGAGTGGCCAACTATCATTTTGCGAACATTTGGGATTTAATGCTCTAATAATTGCACATGGTTGTTTGGGTGAATCACTTGGCAAGCTTGGCATGATATGAGTTAATTTTAATGAA
This region of Malania oleifera isolate guangnan ecotype guangnan chromosome 10, ASM2987363v1, whole genome shotgun sequence genomic DNA includes:
- the LOC131166195 gene encoding uncharacterized protein LOC131166195 produces the protein METGTTGREYGTSIHITALDGIVNVNSLFTFAVFVGLAWNPKDPSYSLVDSADTACVPSDNIAEDLIAFHVYSFSSFLFSSLVALCLKQALRISGSFDAHRVRLLEHVNINKTALRVGSLVSGAGSVCGCLFLMLALVNVAQIKLGTLACGSPYTYAAVVPLVILVPVALLVYVCVVLHAFTR